The DNA region GCAAGCGGGATGACAATTCTTGCACCGAGCGCTGTGGAAAACCTGAATACCAAGGTTGTGCCCCAGGAAATAACCGTTGAACAAATAAAAAGAATACAGCAAAAATTTGCCGATGCCGCATTACGGGCAAAAAATGCCGGTTATGACGGCATTGAAATACATGCGGCCCATGGGTTTCTGCTTAGCCAGTTTATGACGCCCCATTATAACCGCAGAAAAGATGCATACGGTGGAACTGCCCAAAACAGGGCAAGAATGGCAATAGAAACCTATGAAGCCATACGAAAGGCTGTCGGCGCCGATTTTTCTGTGTGGATAAAAATAAATGTTACCGATGGTTTTGAAGATGAAGTTTCCTTTGACGATGTTTTATATTTGTGCAAGGAATTAACAGAAAAAGGAATAAATGCCATTGAAATCAGCGGTGCTTTTAGCAAGTTCACAAAGGACGCGACATGTTTTTTTAGAAAAGAAGCTGAAAAAATAGCAATGGAAAATAATACTGCGATAATTTTAACGGGCGGGAATACGGATATTAAAGAAATGACAGAAATTTTAAACACTACTAAAATAAGGTATTTTGGAATGGCAAGAGCGCTTATGAAAGAGCCTGATTTGATTAATAAAATTAAAGAAGAACAATGAATTCCATTTTATTCTGCGAACACCCTCTTGAACCCGGTAAGGTCGATATTGATTTTATTAGTGAATATAAAAGTGTACAACAAAATAATACGAAAGGCGATTGAAAATCTTATTGCTCTTAGGGACAGATACTTGAATGAAGGTATAGTTATCCGGGAATATATCAAGTTGAAAAATCTAATCGTACATTCAAAAAGTGGGATGCCTTTAAGCGAAGAATACCGTCTTTTCTTTCTAAATCATACATGTATCGGCGTTTATGATTATTGGGAGGAAGGCGACTATGACTGCGCGAAACCTGAATTGAAGCAATTTGAAGAAATAGCCAATACTGTTCAGAGTAATTTCTTTACTATGGATATTGCTCGGAAAGAAGATGGCAGTTTGATAATTATTGAATTGGGGGATGGGCAGGTATCGGGATTGCCGCAAAGGGCTGATAAAATAGAGTTTTATAGCGAGATAAAAAAGGTAATGGCGGATGTTTGTTAAGTGTTTAACTTTATCAAGTAGCTCTTTCGCGATAATAATCATCAATAATAAATTCAGCGCTTTCTTGCCATAATAAAGAATTAGTATTTTGTAAGGCTCTATAGGTTTTTGAATCAAGAAAATTGAGATAAACCTCATCGAATTGTTTTGATTCCTTTTGAGCTATCTTATTAACCACGTCTTCAATTTTCATTAATACATCAATAGTTAT from Treponema primitia ZAS-2 includes:
- a CDS encoding NADH:flavin oxidoreductase, whose protein sequence is MKNLFDKTQLGKMTLENRFIRAAIGEKPTLGQVNESILDLYQGLAKGGVGTMITGFTLVDENEKNFPMMAFYNDTFSEGHKILTGLVHSYNRNIILQLVYIGSYIMGDASGMTILAPSAVENLNTKVVPQEITVEQIKRIQQKFADAALRAKNAGYDGIEIHAAHGFLLSQFMTPHYNRRKDAYGGTAQNRARMAIETYEAIRKAVGADFSVWIKINVTDGFEDEVSFDDVLYLCKELTEKGINAIEISGAFSKFTKDATCFFRKEAEKIAMENNTAIILTGGNTDIKEMTEILNTTKIRYFGMARALMKEPDLINKIKEEQ
- a CDS encoding ATP-grasp domain-containing protein, yielding MYNKIIRKAIENLIALRDRYLNEGIVIREYIKLKNLIVHSKSGMPLSEEYRLFFLNHTCIGVYDYWEEGDYDCAKPELKQFEEIANTVQSNFFTMDIARKEDGSLIIIELGDGQVSGLPQRADKIEFYSEIKKVMADVC